Proteins encoded in a region of the Triticum dicoccoides isolate Atlit2015 ecotype Zavitan chromosome 3A, WEW_v2.0, whole genome shotgun sequence genome:
- the LOC119271215 gene encoding uncharacterized protein LOC119271215: MRREGRQRGWVRVYDRALVDPEGKRRAVHVVDGPVVANGGFIRAPRKPTNQSKSGGLRALGRDALMDEEDEPQALPPENKRFGYYYSKGWQSPFKYEATSGQRLSWKYDAAEHEEVHARQPPPAARSEGRSACKGSRKFRHDEIKTYYLDAADVVDEQLDCLCDFDS; this comes from the coding sequence ATGCGGCGAGAGGGACGGCAGCGAGGGTGGGTGCGCGTGTACGACCGCGCCCTGGTGGACCCGGAGGGCAAGCGCCGCGCCGTGCACGTCGTCGACGGCCCCGTGGTGGCCAACGGCGGCTTCATCCGGGCGCCGCGGAAGCCGACCAACCAGTCCAAGTCCGGCGGCCTCCGCGCGCTCGGCAGGGACGCCCTCATGGACGAGGAGGACGAGCCGCAGGCCCTTCCGCCGGAGAACAAGCGCTTCGGCTACTACTACTCCAAGGGGTGGCAGTCGCCGTTCAAGTATGAGGCCACGTCAGGGCAACGGCTGTCGTGGAAGTACGACGCCGCCGAGCACGAGGAGGTGCACGCTCGCCAGCCGCCGCCGGCAGCGCGTTCCGAGGGCAGATCGGCGTGCAAGGGGAGCCGCAAGTTCAGGCACGACGAGATCAAGACGTACTATCTCGACGCAGCCGACGTAGTCGATGAGCAGCTCGATTGTCTCTGTGATTTCGATTCATGA
- the LOC119271931 gene encoding uncharacterized protein LOC119271931, with protein sequence MRREGRQRGWVRVYDRSLVDPEGKRRAVHVVDGPVVANGGYIRASRRPTNQSKSGGLRALGRDALVQDDEEEEPQLHPPLGAGHSGYYCTTTCQSPFRFEAVPYQWRYDAFAPEEVQAPRPPPAAARSGGRSASRKGSRKFKHSEIKMYYLDAADVVDGRLDYLY encoded by the coding sequence ATGCGTCGCGAGGGACGGCAGCGAGGGTGGGTGCGCGTGTACGACCGGTCACTGGTGGACCCGGAGGGCAAGCGCCGCGCCGTGCATGTCGTAGACGGCCCCGTGGTGGCCAACGGCGGCTACATCAGGGCGTCCCGGAGGCCGACCAACCAGTCCAAGTCCGGCGGCCTCCGCGCGCTCGGCAGGGACGCCCTCGtgcaagacgacgaggaggaggagccgcAACTGCATCCGCCGCTGGGCGCCGGACATTCTGGGTACTACTGCACAACCACGTGCCAGTCACCCTTCAGATTCGAGGCTGTGCCATATCAATGGAGGTACGATGCCTTCGCGCCCGAGGAAGTGCAAGCTCCTCGGCCGCCGCCGGCAGCAGCGCGTTCCGGGGGGAGATCGGCGTCGCGCAAGGGGAGCCGCAAGTTCAAGCACAGCGAGATCAAGATGTACTACCTCGACGCGGCCGATGTCGTTGATGGGCGTCTCGATTATCTCTATTGA